A genomic window from Filimonas effusa includes:
- the vapB gene encoding type II toxin-antitoxin system VapB family antitoxin: MNSLNIYTKLETLPANLKQEVSDFIDFLMQRSSSKKKKIVPQFGSAKGKIKMSSDFDAPIDDFKEYM, encoded by the coding sequence ATGAACAGTTTAAATATATACACCAAACTGGAAACATTGCCGGCGAACTTAAAGCAGGAGGTCTCTGACTTTATTGATTTCCTTATGCAAAGGTCTTCCTCCAAAAAGAAGAAGATTGTTCCGCAGTTTGGTAGTGCAAAAGGAAAGATCAAAATGTCTTCGGATTTTGATGCACCAATTGATGATTTTAAAGAGTATATGTAA
- a CDS encoding pyridoxamine 5'-phosphate oxidase family protein, with protein MSDVKDLSNQEAIDKIKELAKAADICLFTTALTELPLMSRPMSVSEVDDSGNLWFMSRKGSDKNEDIAADDRVQLFFSNKGSYEFLSIYGRAVIVEDTQKAKELWTPIAKTWFNEGPEDPELTLIRVHPEDAYYWDTKHNKAVTLLSYLAGAITGKEMNNGVEGKITV; from the coding sequence ATGAGCGACGTAAAAGATCTTTCGAACCAAGAGGCTATCGATAAAATCAAGGAACTGGCGAAGGCCGCAGATATTTGTTTGTTTACTACGGCGTTAACCGAATTGCCGCTTATGTCGAGGCCGATGAGTGTCAGCGAAGTGGATGACAGCGGTAATCTCTGGTTTATGAGCCGCAAGGGCAGTGATAAAAATGAAGATATCGCGGCTGACGACCGTGTGCAGCTTTTCTTTTCCAATAAGGGAAGTTATGAATTCCTGAGTATCTATGGACGCGCGGTAATTGTTGAGGATACGCAAAAAGCAAAGGAACTATGGACGCCCATTGCCAAAACCTGGTTTAATGAAGGGCCTGAAGATCCGGAGCTGACATTGATACGCGTGCACCCGGAAGACGCCTATTACTGGGATACGAAGCACAACAAAGCTGTTACCTTGCTGAGTTACCTGGCCGGCGCTATCACCGGTAAGGAAATGAATAATGGGGTTGAAGGCAAAATAACTGTTTAA
- a CDS encoding SDR family NAD(P)-dependent oxidoreductase, translated as MSKIALVTGGSRGLGRNMAISLAQKGLDVIITYNSKKDEAEEVVQQIANQGQQGAALQLNVSDSSSFDAFWQQVAETLKSTFKTEKLSYLVNNAGTGYHAPFADTAEEQFDSLVNIHFKGVFFLTQKALPHLADGGGIINISSGLARFSQPGYAAYASMKGAIETLTRYQAKELGSRGIKVNVVAPGAIETDFGGGAVRDNAQLNALLASQTALGRVGLPDDIGSVVAFLCTDDAKWITAQRIEVSGGMFL; from the coding sequence ATGAGCAAGATAGCATTAGTAACCGGCGGCAGCCGCGGACTGGGCAGGAACATGGCCATCAGCCTCGCCCAAAAAGGCCTTGATGTTATTATCACCTACAACAGCAAAAAAGACGAAGCCGAAGAAGTAGTACAGCAGATCGCGAACCAGGGACAACAAGGCGCAGCCTTACAACTCAACGTCTCCGACAGCAGCAGTTTCGATGCATTCTGGCAGCAGGTTGCAGAGACCCTGAAATCAACCTTTAAAACAGAGAAACTGAGCTACCTGGTGAACAATGCAGGAACCGGTTATCACGCCCCTTTTGCCGACACCGCAGAAGAGCAGTTCGATTCGCTGGTGAACATCCATTTCAAAGGCGTGTTCTTCCTTACACAAAAAGCATTACCTCATTTGGCCGACGGCGGCGGCATCATCAACATTTCATCCGGCCTGGCGCGTTTCAGTCAGCCTGGTTATGCTGCTTATGCTTCCATGAAAGGGGCGATAGAAACCCTCACCAGGTATCAGGCAAAAGAGCTCGGCTCACGTGGTATTAAAGTGAATGTAGTAGCCCCTGGCGCTATCGAAACCGATTTTGGCGGCGGCGCAGTAAGAGACAACGCGCAGTTAAATGCCCTCCTCGCCTCGCAAACAGCCTTAGGCCGTGTTGGCCTGCCCGACGACATCGGAAGCGTAGTAGCCTTCCTCTGCACCGATGATGCGAAATGGATAACAGCCCAGCGCATAGAAGTCTCCGGCGGCATGTTTTTATGA
- a CDS encoding penicillin-binding protein activator LpoB — protein sequence MNKRFVVAACLMAVVGSTALSSCSRKVTRLDPSETVDVSGSWNNTDSRMVADEMIADISTRPWLAEHQGKTGKKPVVIVGMVTNKSHEHIEAETFMKDLERSFINTGKVSLVQSGKKREELRAERADQQTNASASTMKKFGLESGADYILQGSINSIVDAYKRKKTVQYQVSLELTNLQTNEVVWIGDKKIAKYVKN from the coding sequence ATGAATAAACGTTTCGTTGTTGCTGCCTGCCTTATGGCGGTTGTTGGCAGCACAGCCCTTTCTTCCTGCTCACGTAAGGTGACCAGGCTTGATCCTTCTGAAACAGTAGATGTAAGTGGTAGTTGGAACAATACCGACAGCCGCATGGTTGCCGATGAAATGATTGCAGACATATCAACGCGTCCGTGGCTGGCGGAGCACCAGGGGAAAACAGGTAAAAAGCCCGTTGTTATTGTTGGCATGGTAACGAACAAAAGCCATGAGCATATAGAAGCGGAAACTTTCATGAAAGACCTGGAGCGTTCTTTTATCAACACCGGCAAAGTATCGCTGGTGCAGAGCGGCAAAAAGCGTGAAGAATTACGTGCGGAACGTGCCGACCAGCAGACCAACGCTTCGGCTTCCACGATGAAGAAGTTTGGATTGGAATCAGGCGCCGATTATATCCTGCAGGGATCTATCAACTCTATTGTTGACGCGTATAAGCGTAAGAAAACGGTGCAATACCAGGTAAGCCTGGAGTTAACCAACCTTCAGACCAATGAAGTTGTGTGGATCGGCGACAAGAAGATCGCCAAATACGTAAAAAACTAA
- a CDS encoding DUF6922 domain-containing protein, with translation MKRDVNIATIFPSYLFWDMKPDRLDVERDMNLIIPRALYYTDRNSFKDDIAKLESIYSNTEIATVLQHTKEKVPNTVCELIADRYHIPRFKRFSLAKRLGKSAV, from the coding sequence GTGAAAAGGGATGTAAATATCGCCACTATTTTTCCATCTTACCTATTTTGGGACATGAAGCCTGATAGATTAGATGTTGAAAGGGATATGAATTTAATCATACCCAGGGCTTTATATTACACTGATCGCAATAGTTTTAAAGACGATATTGCCAAGCTGGAAAGTATCTATTCTAACACAGAAATTGCTACTGTACTTCAGCATACAAAAGAAAAGGTGCCTAACACCGTTTGTGAACTTATTGCTGATCGTTACCACATACCTCGCTTTAAAAGGTTTTCCCTAGCTAAACGACTGGGTAAGTCTGCTGTATAA
- a CDS encoding TetR/AcrR family transcriptional regulator: MKFSPRNEDTRQFIIESTAAIFNQKGYSGTSLTDLTEATKLTKGSIYGNFENKEAVAAAVFEYNSKQRVDAMNAAVNAAITYREKLLVYATFFGVNSGKLFPKGGCPFLNTGVEADDTNEMMRRKVADALLAWKKRITDLILQGIEAGEFKEDTDANSISISLIALAEGGIFMSSVTRNHIYTRAVAATASTIIGNICRT, encoded by the coding sequence ATGAAGTTCTCGCCACGAAATGAAGATACCAGGCAGTTTATCATTGAAAGTACAGCAGCTATTTTCAATCAGAAGGGGTATTCCGGTACTTCATTGACTGATCTTACTGAGGCAACAAAACTTACAAAAGGAAGCATCTACGGTAATTTTGAGAACAAAGAAGCAGTAGCGGCGGCCGTATTCGAATACAACAGTAAACAGCGTGTTGACGCGATGAACGCAGCAGTGAACGCAGCCATCACTTACCGGGAAAAATTGCTGGTATATGCCACATTTTTCGGCGTTAACAGCGGCAAATTATTTCCAAAAGGGGGCTGCCCTTTCTTAAACACAGGGGTCGAAGCCGACGACACAAACGAAATGATGCGCCGCAAAGTAGCAGACGCTTTGTTAGCCTGGAAAAAACGAATTACGGACCTTATTCTACAAGGCATTGAAGCTGGCGAGTTTAAAGAAGACACCGACGCAAACAGCATTTCAATTTCATTGATTGCTCTTGCCGAAGGCGGTATTTTTATGAGTAGTGTTACCAGGAACCATATATACACACGTGCAGTAGCTGCTACTGCCAGCACCATTATTGGGAATATTTGCCGGACATAA
- a CDS encoding COG3014 family protein, protein MFKNRQAWIAWLLMPVFFSCATYHERVQSYYDGLRANNYQQANRVLVRNKLIQARRNRLLFYLERGSVAHLLHQYDTSNYYFNLADQFMEAPGSAWDIAVGTITNPMMQTYRGEDFERFMVHYYKALNYLYLHKPEDAIVEARRITLTNNAQKDKFNDKSSRYSQDAFSLIMQGLLYESQKDINNAFISYRNAADLYLRQPDHSYYGVPIPEQLEFDLLRTAAMMGFTDQVTYYEKQFNLRYKPEPALAGGELIVFVENGLAPYKKEDNYFFTLIKNEAGFFFTDNNNLRLPVDFSVGIDATNLSVKDIGLFRLALPSYVIRPLGNSQFETSVEGNVLNGQKIQDINYVAKNVLSERTLKEMSLALSRLLLKKLAEKQVKDKNDAAGSVLEIVNFLTEKADTRNWQSLPANIYYLRIPLKTGQQQVKLTSGGNLITTIDVVGNGGMQFYNYRKM, encoded by the coding sequence ATGTTTAAGAACAGGCAGGCATGGATAGCTTGGCTATTGATGCCTGTTTTTTTTTCCTGCGCCACTTACCACGAAAGGGTTCAATCTTATTACGATGGATTGCGGGCTAATAATTACCAGCAGGCGAACCGTGTGCTGGTACGTAACAAGCTGATCCAGGCCAGGCGTAACAGGTTGCTGTTCTATCTTGAAAGAGGGTCTGTTGCGCACCTGCTGCACCAGTACGATACCAGTAATTACTATTTCAATCTTGCAGACCAGTTCATGGAAGCTCCCGGCAGCGCATGGGATATTGCTGTTGGCACTATCACCAATCCCATGATGCAAACTTACCGGGGCGAAGACTTTGAACGGTTTATGGTGCATTATTACAAAGCGCTGAATTACCTGTACCTGCATAAGCCGGAAGATGCTATTGTTGAGGCGCGGCGTATTACGCTTACCAACAATGCCCAGAAGGATAAGTTCAACGACAAGAGCAGCCGTTATAGCCAGGATGCTTTTTCCCTGATCATGCAGGGGTTGCTTTACGAGTCGCAAAAGGATATCAACAACGCATTTATTTCTTACCGTAATGCTGCCGATCTGTACCTGCGTCAGCCCGATCATTCGTATTATGGAGTGCCTATACCTGAGCAGCTTGAATTTGATCTGTTGCGTACAGCAGCCATGATGGGTTTTACCGACCAGGTGACTTACTATGAAAAGCAGTTTAATCTGCGTTATAAGCCCGAACCAGCGCTTGCAGGCGGTGAGCTGATCGTTTTCGTGGAAAATGGTTTAGCGCCTTATAAAAAGGAGGATAATTACTTTTTTACGCTTATAAAGAATGAGGCGGGTTTTTTCTTTACCGATAATAATAACCTGCGTCTTCCTGTCGACTTTTCGGTAGGGATCGATGCTACCAATCTTTCTGTCAAGGATATTGGTTTGTTCCGCCTGGCGCTGCCATCGTATGTTATTCGTCCGTTGGGAAATTCGCAGTTTGAGACAAGTGTGGAGGGGAATGTTTTGAATGGCCAGAAGATCCAGGACATCAATTATGTGGCTAAGAATGTATTAAGTGAGCGTACCCTGAAAGAGATGTCGCTGGCATTGAGCCGTCTTCTTTTAAAGAAGCTGGCAGAGAAGCAGGTAAAAGATAAAAATGACGCAGCAGGGTCGGTGCTCGAGATCGTAAACTTTCTTACTGAAAAGGCGGATACCCGTAACTGGCAGTCGTTACCCGCGAATATTTATTACCTGCGGATCCCTTTAAAAACGGGACAGCAGCAGGTGAAGCTCACCAGTGGTGGGAACCTCATTACTACCATCGATGTAGTGGGTAATGGCGGTATGCAGTTTTATAATTATCGCAAAATGTAA
- a CDS encoding phosphatidate cytidylyltransferase — MAFNSQVFKTRALTAVIFAAVMLAGLLVNQWTFFVLFSVIHAGCWLEYQKLVGEIDPEYQQLNVLHKYGVIILGWGFMMWMTGSLYHIGDFHLNETGWWIFLGCFIAVPVSEILFSRQFNFKQLGYSLLGFVYISLSWGLMMELRSQFTYAGAGEFVDLGWVYPVVLIASIWINDTMAYIVGSFIGKTPFSPISPKKTWEGTAGGAILAVVAVTLGGYYLCGLKDIGALIGISTIGAVFGTIGDLLESKLKRMAGVKDSGSIMPGHGGFLDRFDSLLLATPFAWLFLRFFI, encoded by the coding sequence ATGGCTTTCAACTCCCAGGTTTTTAAAACAAGAGCATTAACGGCAGTGATCTTCGCTGCTGTTATGCTGGCAGGTCTGTTGGTAAATCAATGGACCTTTTTCGTTTTGTTTAGTGTGATACATGCCGGCTGCTGGCTGGAATACCAGAAGCTGGTGGGTGAAATAGATCCCGAATACCAGCAGCTGAATGTGCTGCATAAGTATGGGGTGATTATCCTCGGCTGGGGTTTTATGATGTGGATGACGGGTAGCCTTTATCATATAGGCGACTTCCATTTGAATGAAACGGGCTGGTGGATCTTCCTGGGTTGTTTTATTGCTGTGCCTGTTTCCGAGATCCTGTTTTCAAGGCAATTCAATTTCAAACAACTGGGGTACTCGCTGCTGGGGTTCGTATATATTTCTTTGAGCTGGGGACTGATGATGGAATTGCGCAGTCAGTTCACTTATGCCGGCGCCGGTGAATTTGTTGACCTGGGATGGGTTTATCCTGTTGTACTTATCGCCTCTATCTGGATCAATGATACGATGGCTTATATCGTAGGTTCTTTTATAGGGAAAACTCCTTTTTCACCTATTTCTCCCAAGAAAACCTGGGAGGGCACTGCAGGCGGCGCTATCCTGGCTGTGGTTGCTGTTACTTTAGGCGGCTATTATTTATGCGGGTTAAAAGATATAGGGGCCCTGATCGGCATCTCCACTATAGGCGCCGTATTTGGAACTATTGGAGACCTGCTGGAGAGTAAACTGAAAAGGATGGCCGGCGTAAAAGACAGCGGCAGTATTATGCCCGGGCACGGCGGTTTCCTGGACAGGTTCGATTCCCTGTTACTTGCTACTCCTTTTGCATGGCTGTTTCTCCGGTTTTTTATCTAG
- a CDS encoding phosphatidylserine decarboxylase family protein: MTIHREGYKSIGIGALIFGVINVISFTFLSGIIPWLAAVIFFVTLFVFLFLVSFFRIPKRGLTIDDNKIICPADGKVVVIEEITDVEYFKDKRIQVSIFMSPANVHVNRNAITGTVKYSQYHPGKYLVAWHPKSSTENERHSVVLENAKGTILVKQIAGALAKRICNYLSPGQPVQQGEEMGFIKFGSRVDVLLPVGTKVDVVLNQVVKGGVTVLATW, translated from the coding sequence ATGACCATTCACAGAGAAGGATATAAATCTATAGGCATCGGCGCCCTCATCTTCGGTGTCATAAACGTGATATCCTTTACTTTCTTAAGCGGTATCATTCCCTGGCTGGCCGCTGTCATCTTTTTTGTAACGCTTTTCGTTTTTCTTTTCCTGGTTTCTTTCTTCCGCATTCCTAAACGGGGATTGACCATTGACGATAATAAGATCATTTGTCCCGCCGACGGTAAGGTGGTGGTGATAGAAGAGATCACGGATGTGGAGTACTTTAAAGATAAACGCATTCAGGTGAGCATTTTTATGAGTCCTGCCAATGTGCATGTGAATCGTAATGCCATTACCGGAACTGTAAAATACAGCCAGTATCATCCCGGCAAGTACCTGGTGGCATGGCATCCAAAATCTTCTACTGAAAACGAAAGGCATAGTGTTGTACTCGAGAATGCCAAAGGAACCATACTGGTTAAACAGATTGCCGGAGCGCTTGCAAAGCGGATCTGCAACTACCTTAGTCCTGGTCAGCCTGTTCAACAGGGTGAGGAAATGGGCTTTATCAAGTTTGGCAGCCGTGTAGATGTATTATTGCCTGTAGGCACCAAGGTTGATGTTGTTTTAAACCAGGTGGTGAAGGGTGGTGTTACTGTTTTAGCTACCTGGTAA
- a CDS encoding SDR family oxidoreductase: MNTTNNTVLIAGGSAGIGLEIAKLLDANGNTLIITGRSKSRLDEAASLLKNAVTIVSDISSEGDRLALAEKLQAEYPQLNMVINNGAAASIYPLVNAPAEAMPTVQHEIITNYVSVLALNSLLLPVLARQPEAAIVNVSSVVAYVPGILATYSASKAALHSYTQSLRWELGKIHPNIKVFELFPPLVNTEFSKPIGGEKGIPPQEVAQELLAGLASDTYEIRVGMTEQLYRLFLSSPEQAFAAMHTSERK; encoded by the coding sequence ATGAATACTACAAACAACACCGTGCTCATCGCAGGCGGCAGTGCAGGAATAGGATTGGAAATAGCCAAATTATTAGATGCAAATGGTAACACATTAATAATCACGGGGCGCAGCAAAAGCCGGCTTGATGAGGCAGCGTCATTGCTAAAAAATGCTGTTACAATAGTTTCTGATATTTCAAGTGAAGGTGACAGGCTCGCCCTCGCGGAAAAACTTCAGGCGGAATACCCGCAATTAAATATGGTGATAAACAACGGTGCTGCCGCCAGCATATATCCGCTGGTAAATGCACCGGCTGAAGCAATGCCAACCGTACAGCATGAAATAATCACTAATTATGTATCGGTGCTGGCACTCAACAGCTTGCTACTGCCTGTGCTGGCCAGGCAACCGGAAGCGGCAATCGTAAATGTAAGTTCTGTGGTTGCGTACGTTCCTGGTATTTTAGCTACTTACTCGGCGTCGAAAGCAGCCCTTCACTCTTACACACAATCTCTACGATGGGAACTCGGAAAAATACATCCTAATATTAAAGTATTTGAGCTTTTCCCGCCGCTGGTGAATACCGAATTTTCAAAACCGATAGGGGGCGAAAAAGGCATACCTCCACAAGAGGTAGCTCAGGAACTACTGGCAGGTCTTGCAAGCGATACCTACGAGATCAGGGTGGGAATGACAGAACAACTTTATCGCTTGTTTCTATCGTCGCCTGAACAAGCATTTGCGGCTATGCATACATCGGAAAGAAAATAG
- a CDS encoding type II toxin-antitoxin system VapC family toxin, with product MNGDEQLSNKAKTVITDPEAIKYISIASFWEIAIKLNLGKLHLEMTYPDLREQVIINGFEILPITFEHTTTLATLELHHRDPFDRIIISQAQSERLVLVSKDENFNKYKSLKLLW from the coding sequence ATTAATGGTGACGAACAGCTTTCCAACAAAGCAAAAACAGTTATCACAGATCCGGAAGCAATTAAATATATTAGTATCGCTTCCTTTTGGGAAATAGCTATAAAGCTAAATTTGGGGAAACTGCATCTTGAAATGACTTATCCAGATTTAAGAGAGCAGGTTATAATTAACGGGTTTGAAATATTGCCTATCACATTTGAGCATACAACAACACTAGCAACTCTCGAACTTCATCACCGCGATCCATTTGACAGAATTATTATTTCGCAGGCCCAAAGCGAGCGACTTGTCTTAGTTAGCAAAGATGAGAATTTCAATAAGTACAAATCGTTGAAATTATTGTGGTAA
- a CDS encoding helix-turn-helix domain-containing protein yields the protein MATIKLPKKIAARQEEILANFLKAIDNHLEDILSGKTADMFEIRDLAAVLHIHPTHLSNTIKLTTGKAPCYFFEHRILEIAKDLIVNTNAPISAIAEKLTYDPSNFTKFFKHFEGMTPKQYREAVREASKKEVVTI from the coding sequence ATGGCAACGATAAAATTACCCAAAAAGATAGCCGCCCGCCAGGAGGAGATCCTGGCCAACTTTCTGAAAGCGATAGACAATCACCTCGAGGATATCCTCTCCGGCAAAACAGCCGATATGTTCGAGATCAGGGATTTGGCAGCCGTATTACATATTCATCCCACCCACCTGAGCAATACCATTAAACTCACCACCGGAAAAGCTCCCTGTTATTTCTTCGAGCACCGGATCCTGGAAATAGCAAAAGATCTGATAGTCAATACCAATGCCCCCATATCCGCTATTGCGGAGAAGCTCACGTACGACCCATCCAATTTCACCAAGTTCTTCAAGCATTTTGAAGGAATGACACCCAAACAATACCGTGAAGCCGTTCGTGAGGCCTCAAAAAAGGAAGTAGTCACCATTTAA
- a CDS encoding nucleotidyl transferase AbiEii/AbiGii toxin family protein, with translation MSTVDAVSTELRQTLTRLQALPSLQGFGLAGGTNLALRFNHRESIDLDLFSGQMVGQTGMEYIMAEIEKEFNASEIRRCILENVEEGEQFGFIRLLLAVGAKTIKVEIIQNAPLLDEFDIVEGYRLVSVKDIGHLKLMSISSRAAQKDLYDLDLITDKSDLGTLMEALAEKEARFTTQADWWLFDLDEPTSPTADYHLLLAADPIDYKPKVGRPYHSTDALNIIPPNKDIKAAKRQWRRKVFKLMRDNGVESPKLGPVN, from the coding sequence ATGTCTACTGTTGATGCGGTTTCTACAGAATTGCGCCAAACCCTGACGCGATTACAGGCTTTACCTTCTTTGCAGGGTTTTGGTTTAGCTGGAGGCACCAATCTTGCCTTGCGTTTTAATCACCGAGAATCTATTGATCTTGATTTGTTTTCCGGTCAGATGGTGGGTCAGACAGGTATGGAGTATATTATGGCGGAAATCGAAAAGGAATTCAATGCATCTGAGATCAGGAGGTGTATTCTGGAAAATGTGGAAGAGGGTGAACAGTTTGGTTTTATCAGGCTTTTACTTGCTGTTGGAGCGAAAACTATTAAGGTGGAAATTATTCAAAATGCGCCTTTGCTGGATGAATTTGACATTGTGGAGGGCTACCGATTGGTTAGTGTAAAAGATATAGGGCATCTCAAATTAATGAGTATTTCATCAAGGGCAGCACAAAAGGATTTATATGATTTGGATTTGATTACTGACAAATCCGACTTGGGTACTCTTATGGAGGCGCTAGCGGAAAAAGAAGCCAGATTTACGACTCAGGCAGACTGGTGGCTCTTTGATTTGGATGAACCAACTAGCCCCACCGCTGATTATCATTTATTGTTAGCAGCAGATCCCATAGATTATAAACCTAAAGTAGGGCGACCTTATCATTCTACTGATGCCCTTAATATTATTCCACCCAATAAGGATATTAAAGCAGCAAAAAGGCAGTGGCGAAGGAAGGTTTTTAAGTTGATGCGCGATAATGGGGTTGAGTCGCCAAAATTGGGGCCGGTTAACTAA
- a CDS encoding Crp/Fnr family transcriptional regulator, protein MQNSEALKKEILGNCSLTERQWEECLCSFTYRKLRAGELLLNQGDVAHFVAYVQSGVLVYYRSMETGDDYTTDFGFSGDWVCDMYSRLNSRPASINIKALEDSDVFILYQSELEKLLVRFPALEKMIRILTERAFLKLLHQSLHLQIIDAKERYLKLLEENPGILQKVPLYHIANYLGIAPKSLSRIRKEIAGE, encoded by the coding sequence ATGCAGAATTCCGAAGCTCTTAAGAAAGAAATACTGGGAAATTGCAGTTTAACCGAACGGCAGTGGGAAGAATGTTTATGTTCTTTTACCTATAGAAAACTACGGGCAGGTGAACTTTTGTTAAACCAGGGAGATGTTGCCCATTTTGTAGCGTATGTTCAATCCGGCGTTTTGGTATATTACCGGTCAATGGAAACGGGGGATGATTACACGACGGATTTTGGCTTTTCGGGTGATTGGGTATGCGATATGTACAGCAGGCTGAACAGCAGGCCCGCTTCCATCAATATCAAAGCTTTGGAAGATTCGGACGTTTTTATTTTGTATCAAAGCGAACTTGAGAAACTGCTGGTAAGGTTCCCTGCTTTGGAAAAGATGATCCGGATTCTGACGGAAAGAGCATTTTTAAAATTGCTTCATCAATCTTTGCATTTACAGATTATCGATGCCAAAGAACGTTACCTGAAACTGCTGGAAGAAAATCCCGGAATTTTGCAAAAAGTACCTTTGTATCATATTGCCAATTACCTCGGTATCGCGCCGAAATCGCTGAGCAGAATCCGAAAAGAAATTGCGGGAGAATGA
- a CDS encoding pseudouridine synthase: MLKYFIIYKPYLVLSQFSAEGEKHTLKHFFNVPKDVYPVGRLDYDSEGLLLLTNDTRLNHRLLHPSFLHEREYWVQVDGDINEHALQQLRQGTAIQLDGKPYHTLPCKAALLDPAPEVPPRVPPIRVRKEIPAPWISLVLKEGKNRQVRRMTAAIGFPTLRLIRYRIENITLGSMQPGEIISLSQNSIYKKLFGDRPHS; encoded by the coding sequence ATGCTCAAGTACTTCATCATCTACAAACCTTATCTCGTCCTTTCTCAGTTTTCAGCCGAGGGCGAAAAGCATACACTCAAACATTTCTTCAACGTACCAAAGGATGTGTATCCTGTAGGAAGATTGGATTACGATAGCGAAGGTTTGCTGCTGCTTACAAACGACACGCGTTTAAACCATCGTTTGCTGCATCCTTCTTTCCTCCATGAACGTGAATACTGGGTTCAGGTCGATGGCGATATAAATGAACACGCATTACAACAACTCCGGCAAGGCACCGCCATTCAACTCGATGGCAAACCTTACCATACGCTTCCCTGTAAAGCTGCTCTTTTAGATCCCGCCCCCGAAGTGCCGCCGCGTGTTCCACCCATCCGCGTCCGTAAAGAAATACCCGCACCCTGGATCAGCCTTGTATTAAAAGAAGGAAAGAACCGCCAGGTACGCCGCATGACTGCCGCCATTGGCTTCCCAACACTTCGCCTCATCCGCTATCGCATCGAAAACATTACACTCGGCTCCATGCAACCCGGCGAAATCATCAGCCTCTCCCAAAACAGTATCTATAAAAAACTCTTCGGCGATCGCCCGCACTCCTGA
- a CDS encoding UDP-3-O-(3-hydroxymyristoyl)glucosamine N-acyltransferase, whose product MKFPASVSVQQIAAIIGATVVGDASAQANGINEIHQVEEGDLVFVDHPKYYDTCLKSKASHIIINTDKVEVPAGKTLLVTDQPFEAYLKIVNHFRPFVAATEPVSDTLVKGEHTIVMPNVFIGKHVTIGSNCVIYPNVTLMDYTEIGDNVVIQAGTVIGSDAFYYNTKKDREVWYKRMQSCGNVVIEDNVEIGAGCTIDRGVTASTRIGKGTKMDNMVHIGHDTQVGKNCLFAAQVGIAGATVIEDGVVLWGQVGVSKTLTIGKNAVVLAQSGVPSSLEGGKTYFGYPAEDASVKRRELVWVKRIPEIWEKLKSL is encoded by the coding sequence ATGAAATTTCCGGCTTCTGTAAGTGTACAGCAAATAGCGGCAATCATTGGAGCAACCGTTGTGGGAGATGCTTCAGCCCAGGCAAATGGCATTAATGAAATTCACCAGGTGGAAGAAGGCGACCTGGTTTTTGTTGATCATCCAAAGTATTATGATACCTGTTTAAAGAGCAAGGCTTCGCATATCATCATCAATACCGACAAGGTTGAAGTACCTGCTGGTAAAACGTTATTGGTGACGGATCAGCCTTTTGAAGCCTATCTTAAGATCGTGAACCATTTTCGTCCTTTTGTTGCTGCAACGGAGCCGGTGAGCGATACATTGGTAAAGGGGGAGCATACGATTGTGATGCCTAATGTGTTCATTGGAAAGCATGTTACCATAGGCAGCAACTGTGTGATCTATCCTAATGTGACGCTTATGGATTACACGGAGATCGGTGATAATGTAGTGATACAGGCGGGTACCGTTATAGGCAGCGATGCGTTTTACTATAACACCAAAAAGGACAGGGAAGTGTGGTATAAGCGGATGCAAAGCTGTGGTAACGTGGTGATAGAAGACAATGTTGAGATTGGCGCAGGCTGTACCATAGACAGGGGCGTTACTGCTTCTACGAGGATTGGCAAGGGCACCAAAATGGATAATATGGTACATATTGGTCATGATACGCAGGTGGGTAAAAACTGTTTATTTGCTGCGCAGGTAGGTATTGCCGGGGCTACCGTTATAGAGGATGGAGTGGTATTATGGGGCCAGGTAGGTGTAAGTAAAACGCTTACTATCGGTAAAAATGCGGTGGTGCTGGCGCAGAGTGGTGTGCCTTCTTCACTTGAAGGCGGCAAAACTTATTTCGGATACCCTGCAGAAGATGCCAGCGTGAAGCGCCGCGAACTGGTATGGGTAAAACGCATTCCTGAGATCTGGGAGAAGCTGAAGAGCTTAT